A single region of the Indicator indicator isolate 239-I01 chromosome 3, UM_Iind_1.1, whole genome shotgun sequence genome encodes:
- the MLC1 gene encoding membrane protein MLC1 isoform X1: MTREDSYREEFSYDRMPTLERGKQENGNYVPDTKSSDLQLSKRLHPCFSYRTWIFSLLMGTCLIITSGFSLYLGNIFPSEMDYLRCAAGSCIPSAVVSFAIARNKINVIPNFQILFVSTFAVTTTCLVWFGCKLVLNPSAININFNLILLILLEIFMATTVIISARSTEDCCTRKKNAAYDSSIVLSNVSFPTRILKSYSVIEVIIGISSVFGGIIALNMDVLVSGPYLSVTFFWILVACFPSAIASHVAAEYPSKCLVEVLIAISSVTSPLLFTASAYLSFSIMQVVDIFKNYPPAVKQSYDVLLLLLMLMLLIQACLTIGTVIQCVNYKTKMKLHDSSWTASQVKKQEYRTTEVSNNTLKDFDKDKAWKAVVVQMAQ; the protein is encoded by the exons ATGACCAGGGAAGACAGTTACAGAGAAGAATTCAGCTATGATAGGATGCCAACTTTGGAACGGGGAAAACAAGAGAATGGAAATTACGTGCCAGATACCAAATCCAGTGACCTTCAGCTATCAAAGAGGCTACATCCTTGCTTTAGTTACAGAACATGGATCTTTTCTTTGCTGATGGGA ACTTGCCTCATTATTACTTCTGGATTTTCACTATATctgggaaatatttttccatctgaaatggATTATTTACGTTGTGCAGCAGGTTCA TGTATTCCTTCAGCAGTTGTGAGCTTTGCTATAGCCAGGAATAAAATTAATGTG ATACCCAATTTTCAGATTCTGTTTGTTTCTACATTTGCTGTTACAACAAcctgtttagtttggtttggatgCAAACTTGTCCTCAATCCATCAGCTATAAAT ATAAATTTCAATTTGATTCTACTTATTTTGCTGGAAATCTTCATGGCAACTACTGTGATCATTTCAGCTAGATCTACTGAAGACTGCTGCACAAGAAAGAAA AATGCTGCATATGACAGTAGTATCGTTTTGAGCAATGTCAGCTTTCCTACTCGAATTCTAAAGTCATACTCG GTAATTGAGGTGATTATTGGAATTTCATCAGTATTTGGTGGAATAATTGCTTTGAATATGGATGTTCTAGTCTCAGGTCCATATCTTTCAGTAACATTCTTTTGGATCTTAGTTGCT TGCTTTCCAAGTGCTATTGCAAGTCACGTAGCTGCTGAATATCCAAGTAAATGTCTG GTTGAGGTCCTGATTGCCATTAGCAGTGTTACCTCTCCATTGTTGTTCACTGCTTCTGCATACTTATCCTTCAGTATCATGCAAGTTGTTGACATCTTTAAAAATTACCCACCTGCTGTTAAA CAATCTTATGATGTACTCCTATTGCTTCTGATGTTGATGCTACTAATTCAGGCATGCCTTACTATTGGAACTGTAATACAGTGTGTAAATTACAAGACAAAAATGAAACTACATGATTCATCATGGACAGCATCACAGGTTAAAAAGCAGGAATACAGAACAACAGAG GTTTCCAATAACACCTTAAAGGATTTTGACAAAGACAAGGCCTGGAAAGCAGTTGTGGTACAGATGGCTCAGTAG
- the MLC1 gene encoding membrane protein MLC1 isoform X4, whose translation MTREDSYREEFSYDRMPTLERGKQENGNYVPDTKSSDLQLSKRLHPCFSYRTWIFSLLMGTCLIITSGFSLYLGNIFPSEMDYLRCAAGSCIPSAVVSFAIARNKINVINFNLILLILLEIFMATTVIISARSTEDCCTRKKNAAYDSSIVLSNVSFPTRILKSYSVIEVIIGISSVFGGIIALNMDVLVSGPYLSVTFFWILVACFPSAIASHVAAEYPSKCLVEVLIAISSVTSPLLFTASAYLSFSIMQVVDIFKNYPPAVKQSYDVLLLLLMLMLLIQACLTIGTVIQCVNYKTKMKLHDSSWTASQVKKQEYRTTEVSNNTLKDFDKDKAWKAVVVQMAQ comes from the exons ATGACCAGGGAAGACAGTTACAGAGAAGAATTCAGCTATGATAGGATGCCAACTTTGGAACGGGGAAAACAAGAGAATGGAAATTACGTGCCAGATACCAAATCCAGTGACCTTCAGCTATCAAAGAGGCTACATCCTTGCTTTAGTTACAGAACATGGATCTTTTCTTTGCTGATGGGA ACTTGCCTCATTATTACTTCTGGATTTTCACTATATctgggaaatatttttccatctgaaatggATTATTTACGTTGTGCAGCAGGTTCA TGTATTCCTTCAGCAGTTGTGAGCTTTGCTATAGCCAGGAATAAAATTAATGTG ATAAATTTCAATTTGATTCTACTTATTTTGCTGGAAATCTTCATGGCAACTACTGTGATCATTTCAGCTAGATCTACTGAAGACTGCTGCACAAGAAAGAAA AATGCTGCATATGACAGTAGTATCGTTTTGAGCAATGTCAGCTTTCCTACTCGAATTCTAAAGTCATACTCG GTAATTGAGGTGATTATTGGAATTTCATCAGTATTTGGTGGAATAATTGCTTTGAATATGGATGTTCTAGTCTCAGGTCCATATCTTTCAGTAACATTCTTTTGGATCTTAGTTGCT TGCTTTCCAAGTGCTATTGCAAGTCACGTAGCTGCTGAATATCCAAGTAAATGTCTG GTTGAGGTCCTGATTGCCATTAGCAGTGTTACCTCTCCATTGTTGTTCACTGCTTCTGCATACTTATCCTTCAGTATCATGCAAGTTGTTGACATCTTTAAAAATTACCCACCTGCTGTTAAA CAATCTTATGATGTACTCCTATTGCTTCTGATGTTGATGCTACTAATTCAGGCATGCCTTACTATTGGAACTGTAATACAGTGTGTAAATTACAAGACAAAAATGAAACTACATGATTCATCATGGACAGCATCACAGGTTAAAAAGCAGGAATACAGAACAACAGAG GTTTCCAATAACACCTTAAAGGATTTTGACAAAGACAAGGCCTGGAAAGCAGTTGTGGTACAGATGGCTCAGTAG
- the MLC1 gene encoding membrane protein MLC1 isoform X3, translating into MTREDSYREEFSYDRMPTLERGKQENGNYVPDTKSSDLQLSKRLHPCFSYRTWIFSLLMGCIPSAVVSFAIARNKINVIPNFQILFVSTFAVTTTCLVWFGCKLVLNPSAININFNLILLILLEIFMATTVIISARSTEDCCTRKKNAAYDSSIVLSNVSFPTRILKSYSVIEVIIGISSVFGGIIALNMDVLVSGPYLSVTFFWILVACFPSAIASHVAAEYPSKCLVEVLIAISSVTSPLLFTASAYLSFSIMQVVDIFKNYPPAVKQSYDVLLLLLMLMLLIQACLTIGTVIQCVNYKTKMKLHDSSWTASQVKKQEYRTTEVSNNTLKDFDKDKAWKAVVVQMAQ; encoded by the exons ATGACCAGGGAAGACAGTTACAGAGAAGAATTCAGCTATGATAGGATGCCAACTTTGGAACGGGGAAAACAAGAGAATGGAAATTACGTGCCAGATACCAAATCCAGTGACCTTCAGCTATCAAAGAGGCTACATCCTTGCTTTAGTTACAGAACATGGATCTTTTCTTTGCTGATGGGA TGTATTCCTTCAGCAGTTGTGAGCTTTGCTATAGCCAGGAATAAAATTAATGTG ATACCCAATTTTCAGATTCTGTTTGTTTCTACATTTGCTGTTACAACAAcctgtttagtttggtttggatgCAAACTTGTCCTCAATCCATCAGCTATAAAT ATAAATTTCAATTTGATTCTACTTATTTTGCTGGAAATCTTCATGGCAACTACTGTGATCATTTCAGCTAGATCTACTGAAGACTGCTGCACAAGAAAGAAA AATGCTGCATATGACAGTAGTATCGTTTTGAGCAATGTCAGCTTTCCTACTCGAATTCTAAAGTCATACTCG GTAATTGAGGTGATTATTGGAATTTCATCAGTATTTGGTGGAATAATTGCTTTGAATATGGATGTTCTAGTCTCAGGTCCATATCTTTCAGTAACATTCTTTTGGATCTTAGTTGCT TGCTTTCCAAGTGCTATTGCAAGTCACGTAGCTGCTGAATATCCAAGTAAATGTCTG GTTGAGGTCCTGATTGCCATTAGCAGTGTTACCTCTCCATTGTTGTTCACTGCTTCTGCATACTTATCCTTCAGTATCATGCAAGTTGTTGACATCTTTAAAAATTACCCACCTGCTGTTAAA CAATCTTATGATGTACTCCTATTGCTTCTGATGTTGATGCTACTAATTCAGGCATGCCTTACTATTGGAACTGTAATACAGTGTGTAAATTACAAGACAAAAATGAAACTACATGATTCATCATGGACAGCATCACAGGTTAAAAAGCAGGAATACAGAACAACAGAG GTTTCCAATAACACCTTAAAGGATTTTGACAAAGACAAGGCCTGGAAAGCAGTTGTGGTACAGATGGCTCAGTAG
- the MLC1 gene encoding membrane protein MLC1 isoform X2, protein MTREDSYREEFSYDRMPTLERGKQENGNYVPDTKSSDLQLSKRLHPCFSYRTWIFSLLMGTCLIITSGFSLYLGNIFPSEMDYLRCAAGSCIPSAVVSFAIARNKINVIPNFQILFVSTFAVTTTCLVWFGCKLVLNPSAININFNLILLILLEIFMATTVIISARSTEDCCTRKKNAAYDSSIVLSNVSFPTRILKSYSVIEVIIGISSVFGGIIALNMDVLVSGPYLSVTFFWILVAVEVLIAISSVTSPLLFTASAYLSFSIMQVVDIFKNYPPAVKQSYDVLLLLLMLMLLIQACLTIGTVIQCVNYKTKMKLHDSSWTASQVKKQEYRTTEVSNNTLKDFDKDKAWKAVVVQMAQ, encoded by the exons ATGACCAGGGAAGACAGTTACAGAGAAGAATTCAGCTATGATAGGATGCCAACTTTGGAACGGGGAAAACAAGAGAATGGAAATTACGTGCCAGATACCAAATCCAGTGACCTTCAGCTATCAAAGAGGCTACATCCTTGCTTTAGTTACAGAACATGGATCTTTTCTTTGCTGATGGGA ACTTGCCTCATTATTACTTCTGGATTTTCACTATATctgggaaatatttttccatctgaaatggATTATTTACGTTGTGCAGCAGGTTCA TGTATTCCTTCAGCAGTTGTGAGCTTTGCTATAGCCAGGAATAAAATTAATGTG ATACCCAATTTTCAGATTCTGTTTGTTTCTACATTTGCTGTTACAACAAcctgtttagtttggtttggatgCAAACTTGTCCTCAATCCATCAGCTATAAAT ATAAATTTCAATTTGATTCTACTTATTTTGCTGGAAATCTTCATGGCAACTACTGTGATCATTTCAGCTAGATCTACTGAAGACTGCTGCACAAGAAAGAAA AATGCTGCATATGACAGTAGTATCGTTTTGAGCAATGTCAGCTTTCCTACTCGAATTCTAAAGTCATACTCG GTAATTGAGGTGATTATTGGAATTTCATCAGTATTTGGTGGAATAATTGCTTTGAATATGGATGTTCTAGTCTCAGGTCCATATCTTTCAGTAACATTCTTTTGGATCTTAGTTGCT GTTGAGGTCCTGATTGCCATTAGCAGTGTTACCTCTCCATTGTTGTTCACTGCTTCTGCATACTTATCCTTCAGTATCATGCAAGTTGTTGACATCTTTAAAAATTACCCACCTGCTGTTAAA CAATCTTATGATGTACTCCTATTGCTTCTGATGTTGATGCTACTAATTCAGGCATGCCTTACTATTGGAACTGTAATACAGTGTGTAAATTACAAGACAAAAATGAAACTACATGATTCATCATGGACAGCATCACAGGTTAAAAAGCAGGAATACAGAACAACAGAG GTTTCCAATAACACCTTAAAGGATTTTGACAAAGACAAGGCCTGGAAAGCAGTTGTGGTACAGATGGCTCAGTAG
- the MLC1 gene encoding membrane protein MLC1 isoform X5 — protein MTREDSYREEFSYDRMPTLERGKQENGNYVPDTKSSDLQLSKRLHPCFSYRTWIFSLLMGTCLIITSGFSLYLGNIFPSEMDYLRCAAGSINFNLILLILLEIFMATTVIISARSTEDCCTRKKNAAYDSSIVLSNVSFPTRILKSYSVIEVIIGISSVFGGIIALNMDVLVSGPYLSVTFFWILVACFPSAIASHVAAEYPSKCLVEVLIAISSVTSPLLFTASAYLSFSIMQVVDIFKNYPPAVKQSYDVLLLLLMLMLLIQACLTIGTVIQCVNYKTKMKLHDSSWTASQVKKQEYRTTEVSNNTLKDFDKDKAWKAVVVQMAQ, from the exons ATGACCAGGGAAGACAGTTACAGAGAAGAATTCAGCTATGATAGGATGCCAACTTTGGAACGGGGAAAACAAGAGAATGGAAATTACGTGCCAGATACCAAATCCAGTGACCTTCAGCTATCAAAGAGGCTACATCCTTGCTTTAGTTACAGAACATGGATCTTTTCTTTGCTGATGGGA ACTTGCCTCATTATTACTTCTGGATTTTCACTATATctgggaaatatttttccatctgaaatggATTATTTACGTTGTGCAGCAGGTTCA ATAAATTTCAATTTGATTCTACTTATTTTGCTGGAAATCTTCATGGCAACTACTGTGATCATTTCAGCTAGATCTACTGAAGACTGCTGCACAAGAAAGAAA AATGCTGCATATGACAGTAGTATCGTTTTGAGCAATGTCAGCTTTCCTACTCGAATTCTAAAGTCATACTCG GTAATTGAGGTGATTATTGGAATTTCATCAGTATTTGGTGGAATAATTGCTTTGAATATGGATGTTCTAGTCTCAGGTCCATATCTTTCAGTAACATTCTTTTGGATCTTAGTTGCT TGCTTTCCAAGTGCTATTGCAAGTCACGTAGCTGCTGAATATCCAAGTAAATGTCTG GTTGAGGTCCTGATTGCCATTAGCAGTGTTACCTCTCCATTGTTGTTCACTGCTTCTGCATACTTATCCTTCAGTATCATGCAAGTTGTTGACATCTTTAAAAATTACCCACCTGCTGTTAAA CAATCTTATGATGTACTCCTATTGCTTCTGATGTTGATGCTACTAATTCAGGCATGCCTTACTATTGGAACTGTAATACAGTGTGTAAATTACAAGACAAAAATGAAACTACATGATTCATCATGGACAGCATCACAGGTTAAAAAGCAGGAATACAGAACAACAGAG GTTTCCAATAACACCTTAAAGGATTTTGACAAAGACAAGGCCTGGAAAGCAGTTGTGGTACAGATGGCTCAGTAG